Proteins encoded by one window of Pelecanus crispus isolate bPelCri1 chromosome 8, bPelCri1.pri, whole genome shotgun sequence:
- the MFAP3 gene encoding microfibril-associated glycoprotein 3, translating into MKLSYCLLILTISADLSIGFTLKNVAFNRTVAFGSFNTSLHTVSQALVSSPAHHDIIAKEGTSILIECKLNVSQYEYILWYNSRGHLLEQKDEGGRWRIADNSLNITKVNFADRGRYTCAAVNRNDTLYYTVTLRVTFTSGDMSIYYMIVCLVAFAITLILNITRLCMMSSHLRKTEKAINEFFRTEGAEKLQKAFEIAKRIPIITSAKTLELAKVTQFKTMEFARYIEELARSIPLPPLILNCRAFMEEIFEAVRVDDPDEVGEEEKQTQACGTQAAIYPINPEIKRSDSPAGDSDDGSMNEQGQEIAVQVSIHPQSEVQSIDTVSHDSCQFAPSEEGTC; encoded by the exons ATGAAGCTCAGCTATTGCCTGTTAATTTTGACTATTAGTGCTGATCTTTCAATTGGatttacactgaaaaatgtaGCTTTTAACAGGACAGTTGCTTTTGGGTCTTTCAATACATCACTTCATACAGTGTCTCAAGCTTTAGTAAGTTCTCCAGCACACCATGATATCATAGCCAAAGAGGGGACCAGTATTTTAATTGAATGTAAACTGAACGTCAGCCAGTATGAATATATTCTTTGGTATAACTCCAGAGGACACCTGCTTGAACAGAAAGATGAAG GTGGACGGTGGAGGATTGCTGATAATTCCCTTAACATCACAAAGGTCAACTTTGCTGACCGGGGGCGATACACGTGTGCAGCTGTTAATCGTAATGACACCTTGTATTACACAGTCACCCTGAGGGTTACCTTCACCTCAGGAGACATGAGTATCTACTACATGATTGTGTGCCTCGTTGCCTTTGCTATCACCCTCATTTTAAACATAACCCGTCTGTGCATGATGAGCAGTCACCTCCGCAAAACAGAGAAGGCTATCAATGAGTTCTTCAGGACGGAAGGGGCTGAGAAGCTTCAGAAGGCTTTTGAGATAGCCAAGCGTATCCCTATCATTACATCTGCCAAAACGCTAGAGTTGGCCAAAGTCACTCAGTTTAAGACCATGGAGTTTGCTCGGTACATTGAAGAGCTTGCCAGAAGCATTCCCCTTCCACCACTGATCCTTAACTGCAGGGCGTTCATGGAGGAGATCTTTGAGGCTGTGCGAGTTGACGATCCCGATGAAGTTggtgaggaggaaaaacagacCCAAGCCTGCGGTACCCAGGCTGCGATATACCCCATCAACCCAGAGATCAAGCGCAGCGATTCACCAGCCGGGGATTCAGACGACGGGTCCATGAATGAGCAAGGTCAAGAGATAGCCGTACAGGTGTCCATTCACCCGCAGTCAGAAGTGCAGAGCATTGACACTGTTTCTCATGACAGCTGCCAGTTCGCGCCTTCTGAGGAAGGCACCTGCTGA